A genomic segment from Rhodospirillum centenum SW encodes:
- a CDS encoding lipopolysaccharide biosynthesis protein: MSGSRLAAARGVVWVVLESGGVSLLSLATLLVLARLIGPAEFGLAGLALSIVQVLYLVAEMLFHDALVQRRDLDDRHADSALWASLLLGAGMAAGCWFLAPAAERLFEAPGLAPVLAWMGLSLVFGGANGVMTALLRRDLRFKRVAARSLFGRLAGAAAGLALALWGFGVWALVAQQIAMAAAATLALWIDPPRRPRLVLSLRHLRELLGFALPAFVASFLWQANLRLFVLIVGYLLGPAAVGYLTVAMRLVDTARMILGSALHQLALPLFSRRQDDREALSRGFRQATELTALVTQPLFAGLFALAPEVVALVLGPGWDPAVPLVRILCIVAMAQLVRQFGNAALTAVGRPRWLAVQNAIGLAVSVALLVAFGEAGVVVAAAVWAARFVAVLPLNAWMVRVGAGVRWRDQFGPAALPVAGACLMAALLLAARLWLVPHWPALPALALLVPAGALFYLALVLLIDRGPLARLAAFAAAALGRPAKA, encoded by the coding sequence ATGAGCGGCAGCCGCCTTGCCGCCGCGCGCGGCGTCGTCTGGGTCGTGCTGGAGAGCGGCGGTGTCTCGCTGCTGTCGCTGGCGACGCTCCTGGTGCTGGCCCGGCTGATCGGCCCGGCCGAGTTCGGGCTGGCCGGCCTCGCCCTCTCCATCGTCCAGGTGCTGTACCTGGTGGCGGAGATGCTGTTCCACGACGCCCTGGTGCAGCGGCGCGATCTGGACGACCGCCATGCCGACAGCGCGCTCTGGGCCAGCCTCCTGCTCGGTGCCGGCATGGCCGCCGGCTGCTGGTTCCTGGCGCCGGCGGCGGAGCGGCTGTTCGAGGCGCCGGGGCTGGCGCCGGTGCTGGCCTGGATGGGGCTGAGCCTCGTCTTCGGCGGCGCCAACGGGGTGATGACGGCCCTGCTGCGGCGTGACCTGCGCTTCAAGCGCGTGGCGGCGCGCTCCCTCTTCGGCCGGCTGGCCGGGGCAGCGGCCGGGCTGGCCCTGGCGCTCTGGGGATTCGGCGTCTGGGCGCTGGTGGCGCAGCAGATCGCCATGGCGGCCGCGGCCACGCTGGCGCTCTGGATCGACCCGCCACGGCGACCGCGGCTGGTCCTCTCCCTGCGCCATCTGCGCGAGCTGCTGGGCTTCGCGCTGCCGGCCTTCGTGGCGTCGTTCCTCTGGCAGGCGAACCTGCGCCTGTTCGTGCTGATCGTCGGCTACCTGCTGGGTCCGGCGGCGGTCGGTTACCTGACCGTCGCCATGCGGCTGGTGGATACGGCCCGGATGATCCTGGGCAGTGCCCTGCACCAGTTGGCGCTGCCCCTGTTCTCCCGCCGCCAGGATGACCGCGAGGCGCTGTCCCGCGGCTTCCGGCAGGCGACGGAGCTGACGGCGCTCGTCACCCAGCCGCTGTTCGCCGGCCTGTTCGCGCTGGCGCCGGAGGTGGTGGCGCTGGTCCTGGGGCCGGGCTGGGATCCGGCGGTGCCGCTGGTCCGCATCCTCTGCATCGTCGCCATGGCGCAGCTCGTGCGGCAGTTCGGCAATGCGGCGCTGACGGCGGTGGGCCGGCCGCGCTGGCTGGCGGTGCAGAACGCGATCGGCCTCGCGGTCAGCGTCGCGCTGCTGGTGGCTTTCGGAGAGGCGGGGGTGGTCGTCGCGGCGGCGGTCTGGGCGGCCCGCTTCGTCGCCGTGCTGCCGCTGAACGCCTGGATGGTACGGGTCGGCGCGGGGGTGCGCTGGCGCGACCAGTTCGGCCCGGCCGCCCTGCCGGTGGCGGGGGCCTGCCTGATGGCGGCCCTGCTGCTGGCGGCCCGCCTCTGGCTGGTGCCGCACTGGCCGGCGCTGCCGGCACTGGCCCTGCTGGTGCCGGCCGGCGCCCTGTTCTATCTGGCGCTGGTGCTGCTGATCGATCGCGGCCCGCTGGCGCGGCTGGCCGCCTTCGCCGCCGCTGCCCTGGGCCGCCCGGCCAAGGCCTGA
- a CDS encoding helix-turn-helix domain-containing protein, producing the protein MPRFSLEDALRVEPDDRARMDATDDTDIRRQIADDPDTAPDLGDADLAGFAVRRAYPDLKVLRARLGLSQTAFARAYGLSVWTLRQWEQGTAEPDGPARAYLKVIGQDPDGTRRAFARAAAPDAAE; encoded by the coding sequence ATGCCGCGTTTTTCCCTTGAGGATGCGCTCCGGGTGGAGCCCGACGACCGCGCCCGGATGGACGCGACCGACGATACGGACATCCGCCGGCAGATCGCCGACGACCCGGATACCGCTCCCGACCTCGGCGATGCGGACCTGGCCGGCTTCGCCGTGCGGCGGGCCTATCCCGACCTGAAGGTCCTGCGCGCCCGGCTCGGTCTGAGCCAGACGGCCTTCGCTCGCGCCTACGGCCTCAGCGTCTGGACCCTGCGGCAGTGGGAACAGGGGACGGCGGAACCCGACGGCCCCGCCCGCGCCTACCTCAAGGTGATCGGGCAGGACCCGGACGGCACCCGCCGCGCCTTCGCCCGCGCTGCCGCCCCGGACGCTGCCGAGTAA
- a CDS encoding DinB family protein — protein MPAAMITPAYVRTMAAYNAEMNRRIYAAAGRLGEAERRRDRGAFWGSIHGTLSHLLWGDRMWMSRFDGWEKPTQPLKQSGGLHDDFAALTQARAAADEALCDWAGRLEADWLAGEQRWYSGAAGREMAAPRGFLLAHMFNHQTHHRGQVHVLLTQAGQDPGDTDLFLLPPLD, from the coding sequence ATGCCCGCCGCCATGATCACGCCGGCCTATGTCCGCACCATGGCCGCCTACAATGCGGAGATGAACCGCCGCATCTACGCCGCCGCCGGGCGGCTGGGCGAGGCGGAGCGGCGGCGCGACCGCGGCGCCTTCTGGGGCTCGATCCACGGCACCCTCAGCCATCTGCTCTGGGGCGACCGGATGTGGATGTCGCGTTTCGACGGCTGGGAGAAGCCGACCCAGCCCCTGAAGCAGAGCGGCGGGCTGCATGACGACTTCGCCGCGCTCACACAGGCCCGCGCGGCGGCCGACGAGGCCCTGTGCGACTGGGCCGGACGGCTGGAGGCCGACTGGCTGGCGGGGGAACAGCGCTGGTACAGCGGTGCCGCCGGTCGGGAGATGGCGGCGCCGCGGGGCTTCCTGCTGGCCCATATGTTCAACCACCAGACCCACCACCGCGGTCAGGTCCATGTCCTGCTGACCCAGGCGGGGCAGGACCCCGGCGACACCGACCTGTTCCTGCTGCCCCCGCTCGACTGA
- a CDS encoding UDP-2,3-diacylglucosamine diphosphatase: MQAEETARQYRSIWLSDIHLGTRGCQADFLLDFLRHNESEYLYLVGDIVDGWRLRKSWYWPQSHNDVVQKILRRARKGAKVFLIPGNHDEAFREFIGLQFGGVAIQEDTVHVTADGRRLLVIHGDQFDAVVRYAKWLAHVGDTAYVLLLGINTGFNWVRRKLGFPYWSISAYLKHRTKKAVEFIGDFEKALADEARRRQVDGVICGHIHHAEMRDMDGVLYCNDGDWVESCTALVEHENGKLEIINWAEAIRARAAMKVAA; this comes from the coding sequence ATGCAGGCCGAGGAGACCGCCAGACAGTACCGGAGCATCTGGCTGTCGGACATCCATCTGGGCACCCGCGGGTGTCAGGCCGACTTCCTTCTGGATTTCCTGCGCCACAACGAGTCCGAGTACCTGTACCTGGTCGGCGACATCGTGGACGGCTGGCGCCTGCGCAAATCCTGGTACTGGCCGCAGAGCCACAACGACGTGGTGCAGAAGATCCTGCGCCGGGCCCGCAAGGGGGCGAAGGTCTTCCTGATCCCGGGCAACCATGACGAGGCGTTCCGGGAGTTCATCGGGCTCCAGTTCGGCGGCGTGGCGATCCAGGAGGACACGGTCCATGTCACCGCCGACGGCCGCCGCCTGCTGGTGATCCACGGCGACCAGTTCGACGCGGTGGTGCGCTACGCCAAGTGGCTTGCGCATGTGGGGGACACTGCCTACGTCCTGCTCCTGGGCATCAACACGGGCTTCAACTGGGTCCGGCGGAAGCTCGGGTTCCCGTACTGGTCCATCAGCGCCTACCTGAAGCACCGGACCAAGAAGGCGGTCGAGTTCATCGGGGACTTCGAGAAGGCGCTGGCCGACGAGGCCCGTCGCCGGCAGGTGGACGGGGTGATCTGCGGCCACATCCACCATGCCGAGATGCGGGACATGGACGGGGTGCTCTACTGCAACGACGGGGACTGGGTCGAGTCATGCACCGCCTTGGTGGAGCACGAGAACGGAAAGCTCGAAATCATCAACTGGGCCGAGGCTATCCGGGCGCGGGCGGCGATGAAGGTCGCGGCGTGA
- a CDS encoding glycosyltransferase family 4 protein, which translates to MKILIVTDAWFPQVNGVVRTLATTRTELEKMGHTVEVIAPDRFRTLPLPTYPEIRVAIRPGRRLARMIEEARPDAIHIATEGPLGFAARRFCLRYRIPFTTAYHTRFPEYVRDRAPIPLALTYAIVRRFHAPAHSVMVATPSIEQDLRARGFRNIRRWTRGVDTELFRPRPEVRGAALLDLPRPVFLYVGRVAVEKNIEAFLKLDLPGSKVVVGDGPQRAELQARYPKVHFAGAQHGEDLARHYAAADVFVFPSRTDTFGLVLLEALASGLPVAAYPVAGPVDVLGPAAEGPDRVGVLDADLGRAALAALEIDPVRCRDFAMHYSWQASAQQFVNNLRPLTEEVRAA; encoded by the coding sequence GTGAAGATCCTGATCGTCACCGATGCCTGGTTTCCGCAGGTCAACGGTGTGGTGCGGACCCTGGCGACGACCCGGACCGAGCTGGAGAAGATGGGGCACACCGTGGAGGTGATCGCCCCCGACCGCTTCCGCACCCTGCCGCTGCCCACCTATCCCGAGATCCGGGTGGCGATCCGGCCGGGCCGCCGGCTGGCGCGGATGATCGAGGAGGCGCGCCCCGACGCGATCCATATCGCCACGGAAGGGCCGCTGGGCTTCGCCGCGCGGCGCTTCTGCCTGCGCTACCGCATCCCCTTCACCACCGCCTACCACACCCGCTTCCCCGAATATGTCCGCGACCGGGCGCCGATCCCGCTGGCGCTGACCTACGCCATCGTGCGCCGGTTCCATGCCCCGGCGCATTCCGTGATGGTCGCCACCCCCTCCATCGAGCAGGACCTGCGGGCGCGCGGCTTCCGCAACATCCGGCGCTGGACCCGCGGCGTGGACACGGAGCTGTTCCGGCCGCGGCCGGAGGTGCGGGGAGCGGCCCTGCTGGACCTGCCGCGCCCGGTCTTCCTCTATGTCGGCCGCGTGGCAGTGGAAAAGAACATCGAGGCGTTCCTGAAGCTGGACCTGCCCGGCAGCAAGGTCGTGGTCGGCGACGGGCCGCAGCGGGCCGAGTTGCAGGCGCGCTACCCCAAGGTCCACTTCGCCGGGGCGCAGCATGGCGAGGATCTGGCCCGGCACTATGCGGCGGCGGACGTCTTCGTCTTCCCCTCGCGCACCGACACCTTCGGGCTGGTGCTGCTGGAGGCGCTGGCCAGCGGCCTGCCGGTGGCGGCCTATCCGGTGGCCGGCCCGGTGGACGTGCTGGGTCCCGCGGCCGAGGGGCCGGACCGGGTCGGCGTGCTGGACGCCGATCTGGGCCGGGCGGCGCTGGCCGCGCTGGAGATCGACCCGGTGCGCTGCCGCGACTTCGCCATGCACTATTCCTGGCAGGCCTCGGCGCAGCAGTTCGTCAACAACCTGCGCCCGCTGACCGAGGAAGTGCGCGCGGCCTGA
- the fsa gene encoding fructose-6-phosphate aldolase translates to MKFFVDTADLAEIRDLAATGLLDGVTTNPSLVARTGRPFVDLVAEICDVVSGPVSAEVAATDAETMLKEGRHLARIAPNVAVKVPLTPAGLKVCRTLANEGTMVNVTLCFSAAQAILAAKAGAAFVSPFVGRLDDIGQTGLNLIAEIVEIYDRYPAFTTEVLVASIRNPTHVTESARLGAHVATMPPAVIRQLFAHPLTDKGLSQFVADWQKTGQNILEQAIPDRSGQDRA, encoded by the coding sequence ATGAAGTTCTTCGTCGATACCGCCGACCTTGCCGAAATCCGGGATCTGGCCGCCACCGGCCTGCTGGACGGGGTGACCACCAACCCCAGCCTGGTCGCCAGGACCGGCCGCCCCTTCGTGGATCTGGTGGCGGAGATCTGCGACGTGGTCAGCGGCCCGGTGAGCGCCGAGGTCGCCGCCACCGACGCCGAGACCATGCTGAAGGAAGGCCGCCATCTGGCGCGCATCGCGCCGAACGTGGCGGTGAAGGTGCCGCTCACGCCGGCCGGGCTGAAGGTCTGCCGCACGCTGGCGAACGAGGGCACGATGGTGAACGTCACCCTCTGCTTCTCGGCGGCGCAGGCGATCCTGGCGGCCAAGGCCGGGGCGGCCTTCGTCTCCCCCTTCGTCGGGCGGCTGGACGACATCGGCCAGACCGGCCTGAACCTGATCGCCGAGATCGTGGAGATCTACGACCGCTATCCCGCCTTCACCACCGAGGTGCTGGTCGCCAGCATCCGCAACCCGACGCACGTCACCGAATCGGCCCGCCTGGGCGCCCATGTGGCGACCATGCCGCCGGCGGTGATCCGCCAGCTCTTCGCCCATCCGCTGACCGACAAGGGGCTCTCCCAGTTCGTCGCCGACTGGCAGAAGACCGGGCAGAACATCCTGGAGCAGGCGATCCCCGACCGCAGCGGCCAGGACAGGGCGTGA
- a CDS encoding primosomal protein N', whose amino-acid sequence MPEAAEFRLEAEDARPAPAARRVRVLLPLPFPEPFDYGAPPGLDLPPGSYVEVPLGPRRVFGVVWGEGDPAAPGAVPDAKLKPVLRRFDLPPMPEVSRRFVDWVAAYTMTPPGNVLRMAVSVSAALEGPRVLTAYGRADGDLPDGFKLSPQRRRILDLLADGPPRPAAELAAEAGCTPAVVRAMADAGVLLPVPLRSGPRFAVPDGALPGPTLSPPQAAAAETLREKVAAGAYSATLLDGVTGSGKTEVYFEAIAAALRAGRQALVLLPEIALSPQSLDRFARRFGARPAEWHSDLPPPLRRNTWRAVASGEVRVVVGARSALFLPYPDLGLIIVDEEHEPAFKQEEGVVYHARDMAVARAHLGRIPIVLVSATPSLETLANAEAGRYGRIDLPDRHGGAELPEVTLIDLRRPDAAPPPRHWLSPVLRDALTETLAAGEQAMLFLNRRGYAPLTLCRACGHRLQCPNCTAWLVEHRLSRRLQCHHCGYTARLPDECPQCGAEGSFVACGPGVERVAEEVTELFPDARVAVLTSDTLLGPRAMQETVERVKAHEIDLLIGTQVMAKGHHFPLLTLVGVVDADLGLSGGDLRAGERTFQLLHQVAGRAGRESRPGRVFLQTHMPDTPVMRALAAHDRDAFLAHEAEARRQTEMPPYGRLAALIVSGEDERTVEQAALRLGRAAPHDRPELTVLGPAPAPLAILRGRHRRRLLLRGPKGLALQPVVADWLAAVEIPAGVRVQVDIDPYSFL is encoded by the coding sequence GTGCCGGAGGCGGCGGAGTTCAGGCTGGAGGCGGAGGACGCGCGTCCCGCGCCGGCGGCGCGGCGCGTGCGCGTGCTGCTGCCGCTGCCGTTTCCGGAACCCTTCGACTACGGCGCCCCGCCCGGCCTGGACCTGCCGCCCGGCAGCTATGTCGAGGTGCCGCTGGGGCCCCGCCGGGTCTTCGGCGTCGTCTGGGGGGAGGGCGATCCCGCGGCCCCCGGTGCGGTGCCGGACGCGAAGCTGAAGCCCGTGCTGCGCCGGTTCGACCTGCCGCCGATGCCGGAGGTGTCGCGCCGGTTCGTGGACTGGGTCGCGGCCTACACCATGACGCCGCCGGGCAACGTGCTGCGCATGGCCGTCAGCGTCTCCGCCGCGCTGGAGGGGCCGCGGGTGCTGACCGCCTACGGGCGGGCGGACGGCGACCTGCCGGACGGCTTCAAGCTGTCGCCGCAGCGCCGGCGCATCCTGGACCTGCTGGCGGACGGGCCGCCGCGGCCGGCGGCGGAACTGGCGGCCGAGGCCGGCTGCACGCCCGCGGTGGTGCGCGCCATGGCCGATGCCGGCGTGCTGCTGCCGGTGCCGCTGCGCAGCGGGCCGCGCTTCGCCGTGCCGGACGGGGCGCTGCCCGGCCCCACCCTCTCACCCCCGCAGGCGGCCGCGGCGGAGACGCTGCGGGAGAAGGTGGCGGCCGGGGCCTATTCCGCCACGCTGCTGGACGGGGTCACCGGCTCGGGCAAGACGGAGGTCTATTTCGAGGCCATCGCCGCGGCGCTGCGGGCCGGGCGGCAGGCCCTGGTGCTGCTGCCGGAGATCGCGCTGTCGCCCCAGTCGCTCGACCGCTTTGCCCGCCGCTTCGGCGCGCGGCCGGCGGAATGGCATTCCGACCTGCCGCCGCCCTTGCGCCGGAACACCTGGCGGGCGGTCGCCTCGGGCGAGGTGCGGGTGGTGGTCGGCGCCCGCTCCGCCCTGTTCCTGCCCTATCCGGACCTTGGCCTGATCATCGTGGACGAGGAGCACGAGCCCGCCTTCAAGCAGGAGGAGGGGGTCGTCTACCATGCCCGCGACATGGCGGTGGCGCGGGCGCATCTGGGGCGCATCCCCATCGTGCTGGTCTCCGCCACGCCCTCGCTGGAGACGCTGGCGAATGCCGAGGCCGGGCGCTACGGCCGCATCGACCTGCCTGACCGGCACGGCGGCGCCGAACTGCCGGAGGTCACCCTGATCGACCTGCGCCGGCCCGACGCGGCGCCACCGCCGCGGCACTGGCTCTCGCCCGTCCTGCGCGACGCCCTGACGGAGACGCTGGCGGCGGGGGAGCAGGCGATGCTGTTCCTGAACCGCCGCGGCTATGCGCCCCTGACCCTGTGCCGCGCCTGCGGCCACCGGCTGCAGTGCCCGAACTGCACCGCCTGGCTGGTGGAGCACCGGCTGAGCCGGCGCCTGCAGTGCCATCATTGCGGCTACACCGCCCGGCTGCCCGACGAATGCCCGCAGTGCGGGGCCGAAGGGTCCTTCGTCGCCTGCGGGCCGGGGGTGGAGCGGGTGGCGGAGGAGGTGACGGAGCTGTTCCCCGACGCCCGCGTCGCCGTCCTGACCTCCGACACGCTGCTGGGGCCGCGGGCGATGCAGGAGACGGTGGAGCGGGTCAAGGCGCACGAGATCGACCTGCTGATCGGCACCCAGGTGATGGCCAAGGGCCACCATTTCCCGCTGCTGACCCTGGTCGGGGTGGTGGATGCCGATCTCGGCCTTTCCGGCGGCGACCTGCGGGCGGGGGAGCGGACCTTCCAGCTTCTGCATCAGGTCGCCGGCCGCGCCGGGCGCGAGAGCCGGCCGGGCCGGGTCTTCCTCCAGACCCACATGCCGGACACCCCGGTGATGCGGGCGCTGGCGGCGCACGACCGCGACGCCTTCCTGGCGCACGAGGCCGAGGCCCGGCGGCAGACGGAGATGCCCCCCTACGGCCGGCTGGCGGCCCTGATCGTCTCGGGCGAGGACGAGCGGACGGTGGAGCAGGCGGCCCTGCGCCTGGGCCGCGCCGCCCCGCACGACCGGCCGGAGCTGACGGTGCTGGGGCCGGCGCCGGCGCCGCTGGCGATCCTGCGCGGCCGGCACCGCCGCCGGCTGCTGCTGCGCGGACCCAAGGGGCTGGCGTTGCAGCCGGTCGTCGCCGACTGGCTGGCAGCGGTGGAGATCCCCGCCGGCGTCCGGGTCCAGGTGGACATCGACCCCTACAGCTTCCTCTGA
- a CDS encoding DUF484 family protein: MGREHITRPLGEDLTAEDVAAYLREHPDFLVQHPDLIGHLTPPALHRGDGVADMQFFMLQRLRGEVGRLSDQQRELIATTRANLNNQNRVHAAALFLLDASSFEHLIQTITTDLAVLLDLDVAALAVESQVPEIGLAARTGLKLLEAGDIGTILGRRDVLLRDNVVGAPEIYGPAAALVRSEALVRLRLSGDGPQGLLAFGSREPDMFHPGQGTELLTFLARVMERCIRSWLDLPR; the protein is encoded by the coding sequence ATGGGCCGAGAGCACATCACCCGCCCGCTGGGCGAGGACCTGACGGCCGAGGATGTGGCCGCCTATCTGCGTGAGCACCCGGACTTCCTGGTGCAGCATCCGGACCTGATCGGACACCTGACCCCGCCCGCGCTCCACCGCGGCGACGGCGTGGCCGACATGCAGTTCTTCATGCTGCAACGGCTGCGCGGCGAGGTGGGCCGGCTGTCCGACCAGCAGCGGGAACTGATCGCCACCACCCGCGCCAACCTGAACAACCAGAACCGGGTGCATGCGGCGGCGCTGTTCCTGCTGGATGCCTCCAGCTTCGAGCATCTGATCCAGACCATCACGACCGATCTGGCCGTGCTGCTGGACCTGGACGTCGCCGCCCTGGCCGTGGAATCGCAGGTGCCGGAGATCGGCCTCGCCGCACGCACCGGCCTGAAGCTGCTGGAAGCCGGCGACATCGGCACCATCCTGGGCCGGCGCGACGTGCTGCTGCGCGACAATGTCGTGGGCGCGCCGGAGATCTATGGCCCGGCCGCCGCCCTGGTGCGGTCGGAGGCGCTGGTCCGGCTGCGCCTCTCCGGCGACGGACCGCAGGGCCTGCTCGCCTTCGGCAGCCGCGAGCCGGACATGTTCCACCCCGGCCAGGGGACGGAGCTTCTCACCTTCCTGGCCCGGGTGATGGAGCGCTGCATCCGCTCCTGGCTGGACCTGCCCCGGTAG
- the map gene encoding type I methionyl aminopeptidase, whose protein sequence is MRQSRQTDQHGRPITLYGAEDWPALRRAGRLAAEALDHVAGLIRPGISTAELDRQCEAWMRERGAVPATLGYHGYRHASCISINHVVTHGVPSEDKRLVEGDIVNVDLSPILDGWFGDSSRTYFVGEPSPLARRLTRTAWRAMWAGIEAVRPGARMGDVGHAIEAAARAEGFTVVRDFCGHGIGRVFHDAPEVLNFGRPGTGVLLEPGMVFTIEPMVNAGGAAVKVMADKWTTVTRDRSLSAQFEHMVGVTETGVEVFTRSPAGLDGEPA, encoded by the coding sequence ATGCGTCAGTCGCGCCAGACCGACCAGCATGGCCGGCCGATCACCCTCTACGGGGCCGAGGACTGGCCCGCGCTGCGCCGCGCCGGGCGTCTGGCCGCGGAGGCGCTGGACCATGTCGCCGGCCTGATCCGTCCGGGCATCAGCACCGCCGAGCTGGACCGCCAGTGCGAAGCCTGGATGCGGGAGCGCGGGGCGGTGCCCGCCACCCTGGGCTATCACGGCTACCGCCATGCGAGCTGCATCTCCATCAACCATGTCGTCACCCACGGCGTACCGTCGGAGGACAAGCGGCTGGTCGAGGGCGATATCGTCAATGTCGATCTCTCCCCGATCCTGGACGGCTGGTTCGGGGACAGCAGCCGCACCTACTTCGTCGGCGAGCCCTCGCCGCTGGCACGGCGGCTGACCCGCACGGCCTGGCGGGCGATGTGGGCGGGAATCGAGGCGGTGCGCCCCGGCGCGCGCATGGGCGATGTCGGCCACGCCATCGAAGCCGCGGCCCGCGCCGAGGGTTTCACCGTCGTGCGCGACTTCTGCGGCCACGGCATCGGCCGCGTCTTCCACGATGCGCCGGAGGTGCTGAACTTCGGCCGCCCGGGCACCGGCGTGCTGCTGGAACCGGGCATGGTCTTCACCATCGAGCCGATGGTGAACGCCGGCGGTGCGGCCGTGAAGGTGATGGCCGACAAGTGGACGACCGTGACCCGCGACCGGTCCCTCTCCGCCCAGTTCGAGCACATGGTGGGCGTGACCGAGACGGGGGTGGAGGTCTTCACCCGCTCCCCCGCGGGACTGGACGGCGAGCCGGCCTGA
- a CDS encoding diacylglycerol/lipid kinase family protein has translation MTVVVPSLPGLPPTLPGAGRRLLLIHNPTAGFRRPGFLRRTVQALRDSGCRLELRETAARGDAERFAREAADVDAVVAAGGDGTVNEVVNGLGARPAPLPLGVIPLGTANVLAGELGLPERPAALAALLATGPVRLIHPGRAGGRFFTMMAGAGLDAAVVERVNPRLKRLTGKGAYVVETLGQLLAGPRPVYTVTVEDAAGGVERVRAASCIVAKGHFYGGRFVLAPQADLERPQLHACLFECGGRAAALAYSAGMVLGLLERLPGFRVLPAVRVGIDGPAGEPVQGDGDVIARLPVEIALAPSGLPVIAPPPPAR, from the coding sequence GTGACCGTCGTTGTTCCCTCCTTGCCGGGCCTGCCCCCTACCCTGCCGGGGGCCGGCCGGCGCCTGCTGCTGATCCACAATCCGACCGCCGGGTTCCGCCGCCCCGGATTCCTGCGCCGGACCGTCCAGGCCCTGCGCGACTCCGGCTGCCGGCTGGAGCTGCGGGAGACCGCCGCCCGCGGCGACGCCGAACGCTTCGCCCGGGAGGCGGCGGACGTGGACGCCGTGGTCGCCGCGGGCGGGGACGGCACCGTCAACGAGGTGGTGAACGGCCTGGGGGCGCGGCCGGCGCCACTGCCGTTGGGGGTGATCCCCCTGGGCACGGCCAACGTGCTGGCCGGGGAGCTGGGCCTGCCGGAGCGGCCGGCGGCGCTGGCGGCGCTTCTGGCGACGGGGCCGGTGCGGCTGATCCATCCGGGCCGCGCCGGCGGCCGCTTTTTCACCATGATGGCCGGTGCCGGGCTGGATGCGGCGGTGGTGGAGCGGGTGAACCCCCGGCTCAAGCGGCTGACCGGCAAGGGTGCCTATGTGGTGGAGACGCTCGGGCAGCTTCTGGCCGGGCCGCGGCCGGTCTACACCGTGACGGTTGAGGATGCCGCAGGCGGGGTGGAGCGGGTCCGGGCCGCCTCCTGCATCGTCGCCAAGGGGCACTTCTACGGCGGCCGGTTCGTGCTGGCCCCCCAGGCCGATCTGGAGCGGCCGCAGCTCCACGCCTGCCTGTTCGAATGCGGCGGCCGGGCGGCGGCGCTCGCCTATTCGGCCGGGATGGTGCTGGGGTTGCTGGAGCGCCTGCCCGGCTTCCGGGTCCTGCCGGCCGTGCGCGTGGGCATCGACGGCCCGGCCGGGGAGCCGGTGCAGGGCGACGGCGACGTGATCGCCCGTCTGCCGGTGGAGATCGCGCTGGCCCCGTCCGGCCTGCCGGTGATCGCACCGCCGCCGCCCGCCCGCTGA
- a CDS encoding BrnT family toxin, with the protein MALFDFDPAKDEKTRRERGFGFLYAARIFAGHTIERADRRFEYGEERLVALGRVGADTLAVVYTWRSDADAGPFRWIISARMASRKERRLYAAFFP; encoded by the coding sequence ATGGCGTTGTTCGACTTCGATCCGGCGAAGGACGAGAAGACAAGGCGGGAGCGGGGCTTCGGTTTTCTGTATGCCGCCCGCATCTTCGCCGGCCATACGATCGAGAGGGCGGACCGGCGCTTCGAGTATGGCGAGGAGCGTCTGGTGGCGCTGGGTCGCGTCGGCGCCGATACCCTGGCTGTCGTCTACACATGGCGGTCCGATGCCGATGCCGGACCGTTCCGGTGGATCATCTCCGCCCGGATGGCCAGCCGGAAGGAAAGGAGGCTCTATGCCGCGTTTTTCCCTTGA